A part of Desulfomicrobium baculatum DSM 4028 genomic DNA contains:
- the tuf gene encoding elongation factor Tu: MAKQKFERKKPHVNIGTIGHIDHGKTTLTAAITKIASLKGGGSFVAFDEIDKAPEEKERGITIATAHVEYETANRHYAHVDCPGHADYIKNMITGAAQMDGAIIVVAATDGPMPQTREHILLARQVGVPYVVVFLNKVDLVDDEELIELVDMEVRELLSKYEFPGDDVPVIRGSALKALECDSADAEDAKCILELLAACDSYIPNPIRETDKPFLMPIEDVFSISGRGTVVTGRVERGIVRVGEEVEIVGITDTRKTTCTGVEMFRKLLDEGQAGDNIGALLRGVKRDDVERGQVLAKPGSITPHTKFSAEVYVLSKEEGGRHTPFFSGYRPQFYFRTTDITGVVTLDEGIEMIMPGDNTTFHVHLINPIAMEKGVRFAIREGGRTVGAGVVSEIQE; this comes from the coding sequence ATGGCCAAGCAAAAATTTGAAAGAAAGAAGCCGCACGTCAATATCGGTACGATTGGTCATATCGACCACGGCAAGACGACGTTGACCGCAGCAATCACGAAGATTGCGAGCCTCAAGGGCGGCGGATCCTTTGTAGCGTTCGATGAGATCGACAAGGCTCCAGAAGAGAAGGAACGCGGTATCACCATTGCAACTGCGCACGTCGAGTACGAGACCGCCAATCGTCACTATGCCCACGTGGATTGCCCCGGTCACGCCGACTACATCAAGAACATGATCACCGGCGCGGCCCAGATGGACGGCGCGATCATCGTTGTTGCGGCCACCGACGGTCCCATGCCCCAGACTCGTGAGCACATCCTGCTCGCCCGTCAGGTCGGCGTTCCTTATGTCGTGGTGTTCCTGAACAAGGTCGACCTTGTTGACGATGAAGAATTGATCGAACTGGTAGACATGGAAGTGCGCGAGCTTTTGTCCAAGTACGAGTTCCCCGGCGACGACGTCCCGGTCATCCGCGGTTCCGCGCTCAAGGCTCTTGAATGCGACAGCGCCGACGCAGAGGACGCCAAGTGCATTCTTGAGCTTCTGGCCGCCTGCGACTCCTATATTCCGAATCCGATCCGCGAAACGGATAAGCCGTTCCTGATGCCCATCGAAGACGTGTTCTCTATTTCCGGTCGAGGCACCGTCGTGACCGGTCGCGTTGAACGCGGGATCGTGCGTGTTGGCGAGGAAGTTGAGATCGTCGGTATCACCGATACCCGCAAGACGACCTGCACGGGTGTTGAAATGTTCCGCAAGCTTCTTGACGAAGGTCAGGCCGGCGACAACATCGGCGCCCTGCTTCGCGGCGTGAAGCGTGACGATGTTGAGCGCGGCCAGGTACTTGCCAAGCCGGGCAGCATCACCCCGCACACGAAGTTCTCTGCGGAAGTGTATGTTCTGAGCAAGGAAGAAGGAGGCCGTCACACACCTTTCTTCTCCGGCTACCGTCCTCAGTTCTATTTCCGTACGACAGACATCACCGGTGTGGTGACTCTGGATGAAGGCATTGAAATGATCATGCCAGGTGACAACACGACTTTCCATGTGCATTTGATCAAC
- the rpsL gene encoding 30S ribosomal protein S12, translating into MPTINQLVRKARVIQVKGKKRAALQECPQRRGVCVRVYTTTPKKPNSALRKVARVRLTNGIEVTSYIPGEGHNLQEHSVVMIRGGRVKDLPGVRYTIIRGTLDAAGVQDRRKSRSKYGAKRPK; encoded by the coding sequence ATGCCCACTATTAATCAGTTGGTCCGTAAAGCGCGGGTCATCCAGGTGAAAGGCAAAAAAAGAGCCGCGTTGCAGGAATGCCCGCAGCGCCGGGGAGTTTGCGTGCGCGTATATACCACGACGCCCAAGAAGCCTAACTCCGCTCTTCGAAAAGTGGCCAGAGTGCGACTGACCAACGGAATTGAAGTGACATCCTACATACCCGGTGAAGGGCATAATCTGCAGGAACACTCCGTGGTCATGATCCGTGGTGGTCGTGTCAAGGATTTGCCCGGTGTCCGTTACACGATTATCAGAGGTACGTTGGATGCGGCCGGTGTTCAGGATCGCCGGAAGAGCCGCTCCAAGTACGGAGCCAAACGTCCTAAATAG
- the rpoC gene encoding DNA-directed RNA polymerase subunit beta', whose translation MSLDDLFTQRGSASSSFNSQNLKAIGINVASPEKIREWSFGEVKKPETINYRTFKPERDGLFCAKIFGPVKDYECNCGKYKRMKHRGIVCEKCGVEVIASKVRRERMGHIELAAPVAHIWFLKSLPSKIGTLLDMTMADLEKVLYFDSYIILDPGETTLLKKQVISEEQYFQILDHYDDNAITVGMGAESIKILLQEIDLASLRVELREESQSTRSQTKKKKLAKRLKIVEAFLESGNKPEWMVMDVIPIIPPELRPLVPLDGGRFATSDLNDLYRRVINRNNRLKRLLELGAPDIIIRNEKRMLQESVDALFDNGRRGRAITGTNGRPLKSLYDMIKGKQGRFRQNLLGKRVDYSGRSVIVVGPYLKLHQCGLPKKMALELFKPFIYSKLEERGYASTIKSAKKMVEREEIAVWDILEEVVREYPILLNRAPTLHRLGIQAFEPILVEGKAIRLHPLVCTAFNADFDGDQMAVHVPLSVEAQIECRVLMMSTNNILSPANGSPIIVPSQDIVLGLYFLTVERPFERGEGMIFSDPDEVICAFDSGHVELHARIKVRIDGELVATTPGRIIIREIVPTEVPFEVYNREMSKKVIGRLVGEAYRLAGTKATVILCDKLKDLGFEYSTQAGITVGVKDLTIPPAKSGILDRSHTEVSDIEQQYREGIITRTEKYNKVVDVWTKATNDVADAMMLELKYDTVPNPKQDDSPHVKHALRWEVSKLKEERCNSFNSVFMMANSGARGNQDQMRQLAGMRGLMAKPSGEIIETPITSSFREGLTILQYFTSTHGARKGLADTALKTANSGYLTRRLVDVVQDVIVSEHDCKTVDGIELTHVTKSGEITVRLSERVLGRTAMYDILDPETGEVFIPANAMINEELVAQIERRNISTITIRSALTCKAKHGVCALCYGRDLARGHLVNVGEAVGIIAAQSIGEPGTQLTMRTFHIGGTASKEIEQSRYEALNKGRIVLSRVRTVTNNRGERMVLGKSGQLRIVDDQGVEREKYALPSGAKLYFENGAEVKKGDRLAEWDPFNEPFVTDVEGVVHFTDIIEGRTAQERIDEATGKSTLTVIEFRSSSFRPGISICDENGVCKTKPDTGTQTSYALPVGAIVMVNDGDVVQPGDIIARKPRETMKTKDIVGGLPRVAELFEVRKPKDQAILSEIDGIVSFGPDSKGKRKLIVEPEVGDARVYLIPKGKHISVGEGDFVESGELLTEGTPDLHDLLKVKGEKFLAFYLVEGVQDVYRFQGVYINDKHIEIIVRQMLKKLLVIDPGETGLLMGEQVDKAKFAKINAKCVGTGMQPAVAEPLVLGITQASLSTESFISAASFQETTKVLTEAALIGKKDYLYGLKENVIVGRLVNAGTGFRSYIENDIVVPDQPESPDKFLEDLEKDPFFMGQ comes from the coding sequence ATGAGTCTTGATGATCTTTTTACACAACGGGGCAGTGCATCCAGCTCTTTCAATAGCCAGAATCTCAAAGCGATCGGAATCAACGTCGCTTCTCCGGAGAAGATTCGCGAATGGTCTTTCGGTGAAGTAAAAAAACCCGAAACGATTAACTATCGCACATTCAAGCCGGAACGGGACGGCCTTTTCTGCGCCAAGATTTTTGGCCCGGTCAAGGATTACGAGTGCAACTGCGGAAAATACAAGCGCATGAAGCATCGCGGCATTGTCTGCGAAAAGTGCGGTGTTGAAGTAATCGCATCCAAGGTCAGACGCGAGAGAATGGGGCATATTGAACTTGCCGCCCCCGTTGCTCATATCTGGTTCCTGAAATCCTTGCCCTCCAAGATCGGTACCTTGCTCGATATGACCATGGCCGATCTGGAAAAGGTGCTTTACTTTGATTCATATATCATACTGGATCCAGGCGAGACGACCTTGCTCAAGAAGCAGGTCATTTCAGAGGAACAGTATTTTCAAATTCTTGATCACTATGACGACAACGCCATAACGGTGGGCATGGGCGCCGAATCTATCAAGATCCTGTTGCAGGAGATTGATTTGGCGAGTCTGCGGGTGGAACTGCGCGAAGAGTCCCAATCCACCCGTTCCCAGACCAAGAAAAAGAAGTTGGCCAAGCGCCTGAAAATCGTCGAGGCTTTCCTGGAATCCGGGAACAAGCCCGAGTGGATGGTCATGGACGTGATCCCGATCATCCCGCCCGAGCTGCGTCCCCTGGTTCCTCTCGACGGCGGCCGGTTCGCCACGTCCGACCTGAACGACCTCTATCGCCGGGTCATCAATCGCAACAATCGTTTGAAGCGGCTCTTGGAGCTTGGCGCTCCGGACATCATCATCCGCAATGAAAAGCGCATGTTGCAGGAGTCCGTGGACGCCCTCTTCGACAACGGCCGGCGTGGTCGTGCCATAACCGGCACCAACGGCCGTCCGCTCAAATCCTTGTACGACATGATCAAGGGCAAGCAGGGCCGCTTCCGTCAGAACCTTCTCGGCAAGCGTGTCGACTATTCCGGCCGTTCCGTAATCGTGGTCGGTCCGTATCTGAAATTGCATCAGTGCGGCCTGCCCAAGAAGATGGCGCTCGAACTGTTCAAGCCCTTCATCTATTCCAAGCTTGAGGAGCGGGGTTATGCCAGCACCATCAAGAGCGCGAAGAAGATGGTCGAGCGTGAAGAAATCGCTGTTTGGGATATTCTCGAAGAAGTTGTGCGCGAGTACCCCATCCTGCTGAACCGCGCGCCGACGCTGCATCGTCTGGGCATCCAGGCTTTTGAACCCATTTTGGTCGAAGGAAAGGCGATACGGCTGCATCCCCTGGTATGTACTGCTTTCAACGCCGACTTTGACGGTGACCAGATGGCCGTGCACGTGCCTCTTTCGGTGGAGGCTCAGATTGAATGCCGCGTGCTCATGATGTCCACGAACAACATTCTGTCCCCGGCTAACGGCTCTCCGATCATCGTGCCTTCGCAGGATATTGTTCTTGGCCTGTACTTCCTGACCGTGGAGCGTCCTTTCGAGCGCGGCGAAGGCATGATCTTTTCCGACCCCGATGAGGTCATTTGCGCCTTTGACTCGGGTCACGTGGAACTCCACGCGCGGATCAAGGTCCGCATCGACGGGGAACTAGTCGCCACCACTCCCGGCAGGATCATCATCCGCGAGATCGTGCCGACGGAAGTTCCTTTCGAGGTCTATAACCGCGAGATGAGCAAGAAGGTTATCGGACGTCTGGTGGGCGAAGCCTACCGCTTGGCCGGTACCAAGGCCACGGTCATTCTGTGCGACAAGCTGAAGGATTTGGGATTCGAGTACTCGACGCAGGCCGGGATCACCGTCGGCGTGAAGGATCTGACCATCCCGCCGGCCAAGTCCGGCATTCTGGATCGCTCCCACACCGAGGTTTCGGATATCGAGCAGCAGTACCGCGAAGGTATCATCACCCGTACGGAAAAATATAACAAGGTCGTTGACGTCTGGACCAAGGCAACCAATGACGTGGCCGACGCCATGATGCTGGAGCTGAAGTACGACACCGTGCCCAACCCAAAGCAGGATGATTCCCCGCACGTGAAGCATGCGCTTCGCTGGGAAGTTTCCAAGCTCAAGGAAGAGCGCTGCAACAGCTTTAACTCGGTCTTCATGATGGCCAACTCCGGTGCGCGAGGCAACCAGGATCAGATGCGCCAGTTGGCAGGCATGCGTGGTCTGATGGCCAAGCCTTCCGGTGAAATCATCGAGACGCCCATCACCTCTTCATTCCGTGAAGGGTTGACCATTCTGCAGTACTTCACGTCCACACACGGTGCTCGTAAAGGTCTGGCCGATACCGCGCTTAAAACCGCGAACTCGGGCTACCTGACACGCCGCCTGGTCGACGTTGTGCAGGACGTCATTGTCAGCGAGCATGATTGCAAGACGGTAGACGGCATCGAGCTGACCCACGTCACCAAGAGCGGTGAAATCACCGTGCGTCTGAGTGAGCGCGTTCTTGGCCGAACAGCCATGTACGATATCCTTGATCCGGAAACCGGCGAGGTTTTCATCCCCGCCAATGCCATGATCAACGAGGAACTTGTCGCCCAGATCGAGCGACGCAACATCTCGACCATCACCATTCGCTCCGCGCTGACCTGCAAGGCCAAGCACGGCGTATGCGCCCTGTGTTATGGTCGCGACCTGGCGCGAGGCCATCTGGTCAACGTCGGTGAGGCTGTGGGCATTATCGCCGCCCAGTCCATCGGCGAGCCTGGAACGCAGCTGACCATGAGAACGTTCCACATCGGTGGCACCGCTTCCAAGGAAATCGAGCAGAGCAGGTATGAGGCTCTAAACAAGGGCCGGATCGTGCTTTCCCGCGTGCGCACGGTTACCAATAACCGTGGAGAGCGTATGGTTCTCGGCAAGAGCGGCCAGCTGCGCATCGTCGATGACCAAGGCGTGGAACGCGAGAAATACGCGTTGCCTTCCGGAGCCAAGCTGTATTTTGAAAACGGCGCCGAGGTCAAAAAAGGTGATCGTCTTGCGGAATGGGATCCCTTCAACGAGCCCTTCGTCACGGATGTCGAGGGCGTGGTCCATTTCACGGACATCATTGAAGGCCGCACCGCCCAGGAGCGCATAGACGAGGCCACGGGCAAGTCGACTCTGACGGTTATTGAATTCAGATCTTCGAGCTTCCGTCCCGGAATCTCCATTTGTGACGAGAACGGCGTCTGCAAGACGAAGCCGGACACAGGGACCCAGACGTCCTATGCCCTGCCGGTCGGCGCCATCGTCATGGTCAACGACGGTGACGTGGTCCAGCCGGGCGACATTATCGCACGTAAGCCTCGCGAAACCATGAAGACCAAGGACATCGTCGGCGGTTTGCCGCGTGTTGCCGAACTCTTCGAAGTGCGCAAGCCCAAGGACCAGGCGATTCTGTCCGAAATCGACGGCATCGTGAGCTTTGGTCCCGATTCAAAAGGCAAGCGCAAACTGATTGTGGAGCCTGAAGTCGGAGATGCCCGCGTCTACCTGATTCCCAAAGGAAAGCATATCAGCGTCGGCGAGGGTGACTTCGTGGAGAGCGGCGAGCTCCTGACCGAGGGCACGCCGGATCTTCATGACCTGCTCAAGGTCAAGGGTGAAAAATTCCTGGCCTTCTACCTGGTCGAGGGTGTGCAGGACGTGTACCGTTTCCAGGGTGTTTACATCAATGACAAGCACATCGAGATCATCGTCCGCCAGATGCTCAAGAAGTTGCTGGTCATCGATCCGGGTGAGACCGGACTGCTTATGGGCGAACAGGTCGACAAGGCCAAGTTCGCCAAGATCAATGCCAAGTGCGTAGGCACGGGCATGCAGCCTGCTGTTGCAGAACCGCTGGTGCTCGGAATTACGCAGGCTTCCTTGTCCACGGAATCGTTCATCTCCGCGGCGTCCTTCCAGGAGACGACGAAGGTGCTGACCGAAGCCGCGCTGATCGGTAAAAAAGATTATCTCTACGGACTCAAGGAAAATGTTATTGTCGGCAGATTGGTTAATGCCGGAACGGGTTTCAGATCGTATATTGAAAATGACATTGTGGTCCCGGATCAGCCGGAAAGCCCTGATAAGTTCCTGGAAGATCTGGAGAAAGATCCGTTTTTCATGGGACAATAA
- the fusA gene encoding elongation factor G, producing the protein MSKRVPIKDQRNIGIMAHIDAGKTTTTERILFYTGVSHRLGEVHDGQATMDWMEQEQERGITITSAATTCYWRDCRINIIDTPGHVDFTVEVERSLRVLDGAVAVFCAVGGVEPQSETVWRQADRYRVPRIAFVNKMDRSGADFYRVVDMIKDRLKAKPVPLHLPIGAEENFLGQIDLVRKVALYYDADSKGETIIEREIPAEMVDQVDEWRMNLVEAIAEEDETLLEKYLGGEELQPEEIMAGIRSATIGMKICPVICGSAFKNKGVQALLDCVVDYLPSPVEVPAMVGIDPDTKEEVTCECSDDLPLSALAFKLMADPFFGHLTFIRVYSGVLVTGSTVLNAASGKKERVGRLLKMHANKREDIKEAHAGDIVAAVGLKQTSTGETLCDLKRAILLESMDFPEPVIEVAIEPKTKTDRDALGQALQKLVKEDPSFRVKTNEETGQTLIAGMGELHLEIIVDRLTREFKVDANVGKPQVAYRETISKPAEKDLKYAKQSGGRGQYAHIVIKVTPQEPGGGYEFVNGIVGGVIPKEYIPAVDKGIRDALLNGILAGFPMVDIKVELVHGSYHEVDSSEQAFYIAGSMAVKEACQKAAAVLLEPIMFVEVLTPDDYMGDVMGDLNGRRGRIVSLEMRHGMQIIRANVPLSSMFGYATDLRSKTQGRATYTMLFDHYDRVPASLAEELTKK; encoded by the coding sequence GTGTCTAAACGTGTTCCCATAAAAGATCAGCGCAATATCGGTATCATGGCCCACATCGATGCGGGCAAGACCACGACTACCGAACGTATTTTATTTTATACGGGTGTATCCCACAGGCTTGGAGAGGTTCATGACGGTCAGGCGACCATGGACTGGATGGAGCAGGAGCAGGAGCGTGGCATCACGATCACCTCTGCTGCGACAACCTGTTACTGGCGCGATTGCCGCATTAACATCATCGACACTCCCGGCCATGTTGATTTCACCGTAGAAGTCGAGCGTTCGCTGCGCGTGCTTGATGGCGCTGTTGCTGTTTTTTGCGCTGTTGGTGGAGTCGAGCCGCAGTCTGAGACTGTATGGCGGCAGGCGGACAGATACCGGGTTCCCCGGATCGCCTTTGTTAACAAGATGGACCGCTCGGGAGCAGATTTCTACCGGGTTGTCGACATGATCAAGGATCGTCTCAAGGCGAAGCCTGTTCCGCTGCACCTGCCCATCGGCGCAGAGGAGAACTTTTTGGGACAGATCGACCTTGTACGCAAGGTCGCTCTCTACTACGACGCAGATTCCAAGGGCGAAACGATTATCGAGCGCGAGATCCCCGCTGAAATGGTGGATCAGGTTGACGAATGGCGCATGAATCTCGTTGAAGCTATCGCCGAGGAAGACGAGACCCTGCTTGAAAAGTATTTGGGCGGGGAAGAACTTCAGCCTGAAGAGATCATGGCAGGAATTCGTTCCGCGACCATCGGCATGAAAATTTGCCCGGTGATTTGCGGTTCTGCGTTCAAGAACAAGGGTGTGCAGGCACTGCTGGATTGCGTGGTGGATTATCTGCCTTCCCCGGTGGAAGTTCCGGCCATGGTCGGAATCGACCCCGACACCAAGGAAGAGGTCACATGCGAATGTTCCGACGATCTGCCGCTGAGCGCTCTGGCGTTCAAGCTCATGGCCGATCCTTTCTTCGGGCATCTGACCTTCATCAGGGTATATTCGGGCGTGCTCGTCACCGGTTCCACGGTTCTGAACGCCGCTTCCGGCAAGAAGGAACGTGTTGGCCGCTTGCTGAAGATGCATGCGAACAAACGTGAAGACATCAAGGAAGCCCATGCCGGCGACATTGTCGCCGCTGTTGGGCTGAAGCAGACCAGCACGGGCGAGACTTTGTGCGATCTCAAGCGGGCAATTCTCCTTGAATCCATGGATTTTCCGGAGCCGGTAATCGAAGTCGCCATCGAGCCCAAGACCAAGACCGACAGGGACGCCCTGGGGCAGGCCTTGCAGAAATTGGTCAAGGAAGATCCTTCTTTCCGGGTTAAGACAAACGAAGAAACAGGACAGACGCTTATCGCCGGAATGGGCGAACTGCATCTTGAGATCATTGTTGACCGCCTCACTCGTGAGTTCAAGGTCGACGCTAACGTTGGCAAGCCTCAGGTTGCATACCGCGAGACCATTTCCAAGCCGGCAGAAAAGGATCTCAAGTACGCCAAGCAGTCTGGTGGTCGCGGTCAGTATGCTCATATCGTCATCAAGGTCACGCCTCAGGAACCGGGTGGCGGATACGAATTCGTAAACGGCATTGTCGGCGGCGTCATTCCCAAGGAATACATTCCCGCAGTTGACAAGGGTATCCGCGATGCTCTGCTCAATGGTATTCTGGCCGGTTTTCCCATGGTCGATATCAAGGTCGAATTGGTTCATGGCTCGTATCATGAAGTGGATTCTTCCGAACAGGCTTTCTACATTGCCGGTTCCATGGCAGTGAAAGAGGCGTGTCAGAAAGCGGCCGCAGTGCTTCTTGAACCGATTATGTTTGTGGAAGTACTGACCCCGGATGACTATATGGGCGATGTCATGGGCGACCTGAATGGACGTCGTGGTCGAATCGTCAGTCTTGAAATGCGACACGGGATGCAGATCATCCGCGCAAACGTGCCGCTAAGTAGCATGTTTGGTTATGCAACGGATCTGCGCTCTAAAACTCAAGGTCGTGCAACGTACACCATGTTGTTTGATCATTATGATCGCGTCCCTGCAAGTCTTGCTGAAGAATTGACCAAGAAATGA
- the rpsG gene encoding 30S ribosomal protein S7 encodes MPRKGATPKREVLPDPKYGSRVVTKFVNQMMYDGKKSVAETIFYDAIEELGKRTDSEPLRAFEQLIEKVKPQMEVKSRRVGGATYQVPMEVRPARQEALAIRWLVNYARSRGEKGMVLRLAAEFLDAYNDRGGAIKKREDTHRMAEANKAFAHYRW; translated from the coding sequence ATGCCTCGCAAGGGAGCCACGCCAAAGCGTGAAGTGCTGCCGGATCCGAAGTACGGAAGCCGGGTGGTCACAAAGTTTGTGAACCAGATGATGTATGACGGCAAGAAAAGCGTTGCCGAAACGATATTCTATGACGCCATCGAAGAACTTGGAAAACGCACCGACAGCGAGCCGCTCAGAGCGTTCGAGCAGCTCATTGAAAAGGTAAAGCCGCAGATGGAAGTGAAATCCCGTCGAGTCGGTGGCGCTACCTACCAGGTTCCCATGGAAGTCCGCCCGGCAAGACAGGAAGCCTTGGCTATCCGTTGGCTGGTCAACTATGCCCGTTCTCGCGGAGAGAAAGGCATGGTTCTGCGTTTGGCGGCTGAATTTCTGGATGCTTATAACGATCGCGGTGGTGCCATCAAGAAGCGTGAAGACACCCATCGAATGGCAGAGGCCAATAAAGCTTTTGCTCATTACCGCTGGTAA